From a region of the Deinococcus aquiradiocola genome:
- a CDS encoding helix-turn-helix transcriptional regulator — MNRKRDKTRRITQLPNLLTEPRTVAELATYFGCQHQEIQRDLRDLRSHGLDIQKSQGRPPLYHCLPQEKTAQTAPVRAVITHAMLRLLHHHAPTPSRIYHQALTELADQLPERLRSVSSLALTAPSGDTPRVLETIAAAWCWGQPVRFLYKKPNTPAPTWNTLHILFMEISRSNHDWYIIGRRPNDSSTRTFLLSRMLDAERLTDQTSPEQFYDPRQDLDGAWGIIGGVERCRIELRFHPDVHDWIADRQWPGQRASHRDEAGYYHLILEAPLHRNGVPVEILTWIRGWAHNVDVVSPPWLRARWLAEAQTLLERSRSGP; from the coding sequence ATGAACCGGAAACGGGACAAGACCCGCCGCATCACGCAGTTGCCGAATCTGCTGACGGAACCGCGAACGGTGGCCGAGCTGGCCACCTACTTCGGCTGCCAGCATCAGGAGATTCAACGCGACCTGCGGGATCTACGAAGCCACGGACTGGACATCCAGAAGAGTCAGGGCCGGCCACCGCTCTACCACTGCCTGCCGCAGGAAAAGACTGCCCAGACTGCACCGGTCCGGGCAGTCATCACCCACGCCATGCTGAGGCTCCTCCATCACCACGCGCCCACCCCCAGCCGCATCTACCACCAGGCGTTGACTGAACTGGCCGACCAGTTGCCAGAACGTCTGAGGAGCGTCTCCAGTCTGGCGCTCACGGCTCCCTCGGGCGACACGCCCCGCGTCCTCGAGACGATTGCTGCAGCGTGGTGCTGGGGCCAACCCGTGCGTTTCCTGTACAAGAAACCCAACACGCCTGCGCCGACCTGGAACACCCTGCACATCCTGTTCATGGAGATCAGCCGGAGCAACCACGACTGGTACATCATCGGCCGACGCCCGAACGATTCGTCAACCAGGACCTTCCTGCTGAGCCGCATGCTCGATGCCGAGCGCCTGACCGACCAGACCAGCCCGGAGCAGTTCTACGACCCCCGTCAGGACCTGGACGGCGCCTGGGGGATCATCGGCGGAGTGGAACGGTGCAGGATCGAGTTGCGCTTCCATCCCGACGTTCACGACTGGATCGCGGACCGGCAATGGCCAGGACAGCGCGCGTCGCACAGAGACGAGGCAGGCTACTACCACCTGATCCTCGAAGCGCCGCTTCACAGGAACGGCGTCCCGGTCGAGATCCTGACCTGGATTCGAGGGTGGGCGCACAACGTGGACGTCGTGTCCCCACCCTGGCTGCGGGCACGCTGGCTTGCCGAGGCGCAAACACTGCTGGAGAGATCCCGATCCGGGCCGTGA
- a CDS encoding alpha/beta fold hydrolase — protein MPPAHPGPTFPRIIAHDRGRQIHGQVTGSGEPTLVLLTGLGTPATWWHESGDAVEDLLTLVGRETWDDAPFIAPELARRFRVVTYDRAGMQDSTAPQQPRTTDDFFQELDAVLQAVDVQQPVVLIGHSIGGLIALEYARQSPDRVHALVLLDSSHPDQLAQFAVATPADQLRSEAEARQAFLEHHPERPDLEELLGQGADAARPGCLGEVPLLVISRGMRPGPEMDPPFDASLERREQIWQALQMDLVACSVRGQHLRLASPSHYVYLDQPRTVLQAIHAFLEGLHAP, from the coding sequence ATGCCCCCAGCACACCCAGGCCCAACGTTCCCGCGGATCATCGCGCACGATCGAGGCCGGCAGATCCACGGTCAGGTGACTGGCTCCGGCGAACCGACCCTGGTGCTGCTGACCGGACTGGGCACGCCAGCGACGTGGTGGCACGAGTCTGGTGATGCGGTCGAGGATCTCCTGACCCTGGTGGGCCGCGAAACCTGGGATGATGCCCCGTTCATCGCCCCTGAGCTCGCCAGGCGATTCCGGGTCGTGACTTACGACCGGGCGGGCATGCAGGACAGCACGGCGCCACAGCAGCCTCGGACCACCGACGACTTCTTTCAGGAGTTGGACGCCGTGCTGCAGGCCGTGGACGTCCAGCAGCCGGTCGTGCTCATCGGCCATTCCATTGGAGGGCTGATCGCGCTGGAGTACGCTCGCCAGTCCCCAGACAGGGTCCACGCCCTGGTGTTGCTCGACAGCTCCCACCCGGATCAGCTCGCCCAGTTCGCCGTCGCGACGCCCGCAGATCAGCTCCGGAGCGAGGCGGAGGCGAGACAGGCGTTCCTTGAACATCATCCGGAACGTCCCGATCTGGAGGAGCTCCTGGGGCAGGGTGCAGACGCGGCCCGGCCAGGGTGTCTGGGAGAAGTCCCGCTGCTGGTGATCTCCAGGGGAATGCGCCCCGGACCGGAGATGGATCCCCCTTTCGACGCGTCTCTGGAGCGACGTGAACAGATCTGGCAGGCCCTACAAATGGACCTGGTCGCGTGTTCGGTACGAGGACAGCATCTTCGACTGGCCAGTCCCTCCCACTACGTCTACCTGGATCAGCCCCGGACGGTGCTGCAGGCCATCCACGCTTTCCTTGAAGGGCTCCACGCTCCTTGA
- a CDS encoding peptidoglycan-binding domain-containing protein gives MRTPRLSGADVREVQRRLRQVLPDARGLTIDGYYGPVTAAAVRRYQLRNDLTPDGRVNFDTWEVLFDVGE, from the coding sequence GTGAGGACACCGCGCCTGTCCGGAGCCGACGTCCGCGAGGTCCAGCGGCGCCTGCGTCAGGTGCTGCCGGACGCCCGGGGCCTGACGATCGACGGGTACTACGGCCCGGTCACGGCGGCAGCGGTGAGACGCTACCAGCTCAGGAACGACCTGACGCCGGACGGACGCGTGAACTTCGACACCTGGGAAGTGCTCTTTGATGTCGGGGAGTGA
- a CDS encoding alpha/beta fold hydrolase — protein sequence MMTSPAPATLPTSQSRSGPWLHHIRRGQGKPLLLIHGLGSSWQTWAPILAGLEAQREVIAVDLPGFGHTPPLPGEVSIATLADALTDFLTRENLLGIDAVGTSMGARLVLELARRGGVLGAVVSLDPGGFWRGWERGFFYSTVAMSIKLIRALQPVMPALTASPVGRSALFAQFSSHPWDLAPDLTLTEMRSFAASPSTDELLRDLVFGEAQQGVPRGGLEHPLVIGWGRWDRVCLPAQASRAQELFPDARLHWFDHSGHFPHWDMPAQALRLILDTTA from the coding sequence ATGATGACTTCACCCGCTCCCGCCACCCTGCCCACCTCTCAGAGCCGTTCCGGGCCTTGGCTCCACCACATCCGGCGCGGCCAGGGCAAACCGCTGCTGTTGATCCATGGGCTGGGCAGTTCCTGGCAGACCTGGGCGCCGATTCTGGCCGGACTGGAGGCGCAGCGCGAAGTCATTGCCGTCGATCTGCCCGGCTTCGGCCACACGCCCCCGCTGCCCGGTGAGGTGAGCATCGCCACGCTCGCCGACGCGCTGACCGATTTTCTGACGCGGGAGAACCTCCTGGGTATCGACGCCGTGGGCACCTCCATGGGTGCTCGATTGGTGCTGGAACTCGCGCGGCGCGGGGGCGTCCTGGGAGCGGTGGTGTCACTTGATCCAGGCGGGTTCTGGCGGGGCTGGGAACGGGGCTTCTTCTACAGCACGGTGGCCATGTCGATCAAGCTGATCCGTGCGCTTCAGCCGGTCATGCCTGCCCTGACAGCTTCTCCCGTCGGCCGCAGTGCCCTGTTCGCCCAGTTTTCCTCGCATCCCTGGGACCTGGCGCCAGACCTCACCCTGACCGAGATGAGGAGCTTCGCGGCCTCCCCATCGACCGACGAACTGCTGCGCGACCTGGTGTTCGGCGAGGCGCAGCAAGGCGTTCCCCGGGGGGGGTTGGAACACCCGCTGGTGATCGGCTGGGGCCGCTGGGACCGGGTGTGTCTGCCAGCACAGGCGTCGAGGGCTCAGGAGTTGTTTCCCGACGCCCGGCTGCACTGGTTCGACCACAGCGGCCACTTCCCGCACTGGGACATGCCTGCACAGGCGCTGCGGCTGATCCTGGACACCACCGCCTGA
- the pdxR gene encoding MocR-like pyridoxine biosynthesis transcription factor PdxR produces the protein MVKEHWSGGEYHFKMKMPDHSPIRQPDVTVDVPLHVERSSPVPVAQQVGTQLQAAILKGQLRPGARLPSTRTLARVLGISRGAVLTAYDDLLAAGYLTGRVGAGTYVSPEVRLTPPVPSDASLREDQPRWLRGSFVTPDVAPSATEMNVIDFRVGQPAVAPLSDAAWKRAWRRVAEDTLPGTYAEAAGDPELRAEVAAYLRRSRGVVCRADDVVVTSGAIQGLHLVARAVLAPGDVAAFEEPGYRLARQVLRERGAQILPVPVDEDGLRVSELPLGEDAPFLVYTTPSHQFPLGSRLSLPRRHALLAWAREQDSLIVEDDYDGEFRYDAAPLPALASLDPNCVVYLGTFSKVLSPALRVGYIVGPPVLRERLIGLKTIADYHTSWPVQRALAFFLRSGDLERHLGRMRRVYARKRELLVRELAGVKSMARVGGLEAGFHIHLELDERLNAAAVADRAEKQGVRVSVLSPFYVSDVAPGGLLLGYGGLEPAQIVRGARVLVEVMRDLAAAS, from the coding sequence ATGGTGAAGGAACATTGGTCGGGCGGGGAGTACCATTTCAAGATGAAAATGCCTGACCATTCACCAATTCGACAGCCGGACGTCACCGTGGACGTGCCCCTGCATGTGGAGCGGTCCAGCCCTGTGCCCGTGGCGCAGCAGGTGGGCACGCAACTGCAGGCAGCGATCTTGAAGGGTCAATTGCGTCCCGGGGCGCGGCTGCCCAGCACCCGCACCCTCGCCCGAGTGCTGGGGATCAGTCGTGGGGCCGTGCTCACGGCCTATGACGACCTGCTGGCGGCGGGGTATCTGACTGGTCGCGTCGGCGCAGGAACCTACGTCAGCCCCGAAGTCCGCCTGACACCACCGGTCCCCTCAGACGCGTCCCTCCGTGAAGATCAGCCCCGCTGGCTGCGGGGCTCCTTCGTGACACCCGACGTGGCCCCATCTGCGACCGAAATGAACGTGATCGATTTCCGGGTGGGACAGCCCGCTGTCGCGCCCCTTTCGGACGCGGCCTGGAAGCGGGCCTGGCGCCGGGTGGCGGAGGACACCCTCCCGGGAACCTACGCGGAAGCCGCGGGAGACCCCGAACTGCGCGCCGAAGTCGCGGCGTACCTGCGGCGCTCCCGGGGCGTTGTCTGCAGAGCGGATGACGTGGTGGTGACGAGCGGGGCCATTCAGGGCCTGCATCTGGTCGCGCGGGCCGTGCTGGCCCCGGGAGACGTGGCCGCCTTCGAGGAGCCGGGGTATCGCCTCGCGAGGCAGGTCCTCCGGGAGCGGGGGGCACAGATTCTGCCGGTCCCAGTGGATGAGGACGGCCTCCGAGTGAGCGAACTCCCTCTCGGCGAAGACGCACCGTTCCTGGTCTACACCACCCCCTCGCACCAGTTCCCGCTGGGGAGCCGCCTCTCGCTGCCACGCCGTCACGCCCTGCTGGCCTGGGCGCGGGAGCAGGACAGCCTGATCGTGGAGGATGATTACGACGGTGAGTTCCGCTATGACGCCGCGCCGCTGCCGGCGCTGGCTTCGCTCGACCCGAACTGCGTGGTGTATCTGGGAACCTTCTCTAAAGTCCTGTCTCCTGCCCTGAGGGTGGGGTACATCGTGGGGCCGCCAGTGCTCCGCGAGCGGTTGATTGGGCTGAAGACCATTGCGGATTACCACACGTCCTGGCCGGTGCAGCGGGCGCTGGCATTCTTTCTGCGCTCAGGTGATCTGGAGCGGCACCTCGGGCGGATGCGGCGGGTGTATGCGCGCAAGCGAGAACTGCTGGTGCGTGAATTGGCCGGCGTGAAGTCCATGGCGCGGGTGGGTGGCCTGGAAGCGGGCTTTCACATCCACCTGGAACTGGACGAGCGCCTGAATGCGGCGGCAGTGGCGGACCGGGCTGAGAAGCAGGGCGTGCGCGTCAGTGTGCTCTCGCCGTTCTATGTCTCGGACGTGGCACCAGGCGGCCTGCTCCTGGGCTATGGAGGTTTGGAGCCAGCACAGATTGTTCGGGGCGCACGGGTGCTGGTCGAGGTCATGAGGGACCTGGCCGCTGCCTCCTGA
- a CDS encoding GNAT family N-acetyltransferase produces the protein MTPSIRSATEQDVPQLLPLMRDLAAFEQYLDVFAVNEDVLREQGFRNDPPDFHALVADADGTLVGMLVYYLVPFTATARPTLYIKELYVAEDARGQRVGEGLMRAAAREATTRGCGAVRWTVANWNTSGQRFYERLGAQANPVWIDYGLSGPALTALAETTT, from the coding sequence ATGACCCCAAGCATTCGCTCTGCCACAGAACAGGACGTTCCACAGCTCCTGCCCTTGATGCGAGACCTCGCTGCGTTCGAGCAGTACCTGGACGTATTCGCCGTGAACGAGGACGTGCTGCGAGAGCAGGGCTTCCGCAACGATCCCCCAGACTTTCACGCCCTCGTCGCCGATGCGGACGGAACCCTGGTCGGCATGCTGGTGTATTACCTCGTCCCCTTCACCGCGACGGCCCGGCCGACGCTGTACATCAAGGAGCTGTACGTGGCCGAGGACGCGCGTGGGCAGCGCGTCGGGGAAGGGCTGATGCGTGCGGCTGCCCGGGAAGCGACGACGCGTGGCTGCGGCGCCGTCCGCTGGACGGTCGCCAACTGGAACACGTCCGGACAGCGTTTCTATGAGCGGCTGGGAGCACAGGCGAATCCTGTCTGGATCGACTACGGTCTCAGTGGTCCAGCACTGACGGCTCTGGCCGAGACCACCACCTGA
- a CDS encoding pyridoxamine 5'-phosphate oxidase family protein, with protein sequence MTDPTPRGQLKRQDKAMTQGEAEAFLSTSFCGRTGTLGPDGYPYVVPNLFTWHDGQVYLHTARYEGHFLTNVRFHDQVSFEVDEPGEIFPYGHIECDTSVSYRSVIVFGRVRIVEDVDEKLRFYRAFMDKYAPEDSWGREKDSLPRVNGTVVYAITPETITGKEGRLPPLHERWPARNDTASPGWQKRK encoded by the coding sequence ATGACGGACCCCACCCCACGAGGCCAGCTCAAGCGTCAGGACAAAGCCATGACCCAGGGGGAAGCCGAAGCGTTTCTCAGCACCAGCTTCTGTGGCCGCACCGGCACGCTCGGCCCTGATGGGTATCCCTACGTCGTCCCCAACCTCTTCACCTGGCACGACGGACAGGTCTACCTTCACACCGCCCGCTATGAGGGACATTTTCTGACCAACGTACGCTTCCATGACCAGGTAAGCTTCGAAGTCGACGAGCCCGGTGAAATCTTCCCTTACGGTCACATCGAGTGCGACACCTCGGTGTCCTACCGCTCCGTCATCGTGTTCGGGCGCGTCCGGATCGTCGAGGACGTAGACGAGAAGCTCCGTTTTTACCGGGCATTCATGGACAAGTACGCCCCCGAGGATTCCTGGGGCCGGGAAAAAGATTCCCTGCCGCGCGTGAACGGCACCGTGGTGTACGCCATCACCCCTGAAACCATCACCGGAAAAGAAGGCCGCCTGCCACCGCTCCATGAACGCTGGCCCGCCAGGAACGACACCGCCTCACCCGGCTGGCAGAAGCGCAAGTAA
- a CDS encoding B3/B4 domain-containing protein — translation MNNLLQISPIVAERFPNYHGLVLLASDLTNGPSDERSTALLRDAETHARHMFATSPVATHPHVLAWQDAYRAFGMKPKKTMNSAEALITRVVKGGELPTINRLADAYNAVSVRFVVPCGGEDLDHVVGAVTLKVADGTEPFETNKDGLPFIDHPVPGEVVWADEAGVTCRAWNWRQGTRTRLTEDTTRAYFLFDALPPMTFEDLERAGDELTAMLKTLSPGCRIERLHLGQSTRE, via the coding sequence ATGAACAACCTGCTCCAAATCAGCCCCATCGTGGCTGAGCGTTTCCCGAATTACCACGGGCTCGTCCTGCTCGCCTCTGACCTGACCAACGGTCCGAGCGACGAGCGCAGCACTGCCCTGTTGCGGGACGCCGAGACGCATGCCCGCCACATGTTCGCCACTTCACCTGTCGCCACCCACCCACACGTGCTGGCTTGGCAGGACGCCTACCGTGCATTTGGGATGAAACCCAAGAAAACCATGAACTCCGCCGAGGCCCTGATCACCCGCGTCGTGAAAGGCGGAGAACTCCCAACCATCAACCGGCTTGCGGACGCTTACAACGCGGTGAGCGTGCGCTTCGTCGTGCCCTGCGGCGGCGAAGACCTGGATCACGTGGTGGGGGCGGTCACCCTGAAGGTGGCCGACGGCACCGAACCGTTCGAGACGAACAAGGACGGTCTACCGTTCATCGATCATCCAGTTCCAGGTGAGGTGGTCTGGGCCGACGAGGCGGGTGTGACGTGCCGGGCCTGGAACTGGCGGCAGGGCACCCGGACCCGGTTGACGGAAGATACGACGAGGGCCTACTTCCTGTTCGACGCCCTGCCGCCGATGACGTTTGAAGATCTGGAACGGGCGGGAGATGAGTTGACGGCGATGTTGAAGACGCTGTCTCCAGGCTGCCGGATCGAGCGTCTGCATCTGGGACAATCAACGCGTGAGTGA
- a CDS encoding IS5 family transposase, whose amino-acid sequence MDRRAYDTDLTDSEWIILSPLFPAPRSTGRPRKWSFRDILDGIFYVIRGGNAWRLMPHDLPPWSTVYHSHRVWRLWGLWERVHTVLREHVRLDAGRAATPSAAIIDSQSARTTEAGGPRGYDGGKKINGRKRHILVDTLGLVMGVVVHPADLQDRAGAVLVFNKVRNEFPRMQHVWADAGYTGKLASEVKTQLGWTLEIVKHPWSGNTRTWAPIDQPPPPIYVPEGFVVLKRRWVVERTFAWFGKSRRMSRDYEASAETTENLIYELMIRLMTRRLAKK is encoded by the coding sequence ATGGACAGAAGAGCGTACGACACGGACCTGACGGATTCGGAGTGGATCATTCTCAGTCCTTTGTTTCCGGCACCTCGGTCCACAGGGCGGCCTCGAAAATGGTCATTCCGAGACATCCTGGACGGTATTTTCTACGTGATCCGAGGCGGAAACGCCTGGCGACTCATGCCACACGACCTGCCGCCCTGGTCAACGGTGTATCACTCCCATCGGGTTTGGCGACTCTGGGGTCTCTGGGAGCGTGTCCATACCGTGCTCCGGGAACATGTCCGCCTCGACGCTGGGCGTGCAGCCACGCCCAGCGCGGCCATCATCGACAGCCAATCTGCACGGACGACCGAGGCTGGAGGTCCACGGGGATATGATGGAGGCAAGAAGATCAATGGACGGAAGCGTCACATCCTGGTCGATACGCTTGGGCTGGTGATGGGTGTCGTGGTTCACCCTGCTGATCTCCAGGACCGCGCTGGCGCGGTTCTGGTCTTCAACAAGGTCCGAAACGAATTCCCGCGTATGCAGCACGTGTGGGCCGATGCTGGATACACGGGGAAATTGGCTTCGGAAGTTAAGACCCAGCTGGGATGGACGCTGGAGATCGTCAAGCACCCTTGGTCTGGCAACACGAGGACCTGGGCACCCATCGACCAACCACCACCTCCCATCTACGTCCCAGAGGGCTTTGTGGTGCTGAAGCGGCGATGGGTTGTCGAACGCACGTTCGCTTGGTTTGGGAAGTCGAGGCGAATGAGTCGAGATTACGAAGCGTCTGCAGAGACGACCGAGAATCTGATCTATGAGCTCATGATCCGCCTGATGACCCGTCGATTGGCAAAAAAGTGA
- a CDS encoding BNR-4 repeat-containing protein → MNPTKVVLLPGERVRVYATLSSSPLFTNFTWSGSGLNIVATGQSATVMPAGNTGSTVLNAQADATHFGQTNIEVRQLGSTPQVPGWVDVHRTGQAVRSARRPTPSAIYLPATQQTVVSWMGAMGHPFVRTYDHVAQAWSEPVQVGMNPYPDYHNYPVMAQAADGHLLVAYGAHNTVLRMSRSAQPNSAAGPWEDVSIPEAPAASYPFAFTSATGRTFVFYRETLSKLDPARFTDDRPLRYVMTEDNGRTWKNSTTLTGQAFALGSVDRTDQMNEIYLGQARLLPPSANKPERVIMSWTIAGGGTGQSHLHDRYHRNMYVAYFRPADLHFFSPAGKDLGTQLSNEEMEGDCKVLDTGEPKYASDQPGWTYYDVGYFSVVHEKADGSPVVLYTTFDGTTAVDRSSVWTGSSWVTATVPFNPKDLEQRGSVLSAYANDSAGIREWNLVDGTQFVPGPRVTYNRPPGSGIEMLIQNYRQPLQFLTASTAFSGVSDSTPSLDVGVVGIE, encoded by the coding sequence ATGAACCCGACGAAGGTGGTCCTCCTTCCTGGTGAACGTGTTCGGGTGTACGCGACCCTCTCCAGTTCGCCCCTGTTCACGAACTTCACCTGGAGTGGCAGCGGTTTGAACATCGTGGCGACAGGGCAAAGTGCGACCGTCATGCCAGCAGGCAACACCGGCAGCACTGTGCTGAACGCTCAGGCCGACGCAACGCATTTTGGCCAGACGAACATCGAGGTTCGGCAACTGGGTTCGACACCCCAGGTGCCAGGCTGGGTCGACGTCCACCGGACCGGGCAGGCCGTGCGAAGTGCCCGGCGGCCTACTCCGTCGGCCATCTACCTCCCCGCAACCCAGCAGACCGTGGTGTCGTGGATGGGTGCGATGGGACATCCCTTCGTCCGCACGTACGATCACGTCGCGCAAGCCTGGAGTGAACCCGTGCAGGTCGGAATGAATCCGTACCCGGACTATCACAATTATCCTGTCATGGCCCAGGCGGCCGACGGACACCTGCTCGTGGCGTATGGCGCTCACAACACGGTCCTGCGGATGAGCCGATCGGCACAACCGAACAGCGCCGCAGGACCTTGGGAGGATGTCAGCATTCCCGAGGCGCCCGCGGCCTCTTACCCGTTTGCGTTCACGTCTGCAACTGGTCGGACCTTCGTCTTTTACCGTGAGACCCTCTCGAAGCTCGATCCGGCCCGCTTCACAGACGACCGGCCCCTGCGCTATGTCATGACCGAGGACAACGGGCGGACGTGGAAGAACAGTACGACTCTGACAGGGCAAGCGTTCGCCTTAGGCTCAGTGGACCGAACAGACCAGATGAACGAGATCTATCTGGGACAGGCACGGCTGCTTCCGCCCTCGGCCAACAAACCTGAACGCGTGATCATGTCCTGGACAATCGCCGGAGGAGGGACAGGACAGTCCCATTTGCATGATCGGTACCACCGCAACATGTACGTGGCGTACTTCCGTCCAGCTGACCTTCATTTTTTCAGCCCTGCTGGGAAGGATCTGGGTACCCAGCTGAGCAATGAGGAGATGGAAGGGGACTGTAAGGTGCTGGATACGGGTGAGCCGAAATACGCCAGTGATCAGCCCGGTTGGACGTATTACGACGTGGGCTACTTCTCCGTCGTTCATGAAAAGGCGGATGGGAGTCCAGTCGTGCTCTATACGACGTTTGATGGGACAACTGCAGTGGACCGCTCCAGCGTCTGGACTGGGAGCAGTTGGGTCACTGCCACTGTTCCCTTTAACCCCAAGGACCTGGAACAGCGGGGAAGTGTACTCAGCGCCTACGCAAACGACTCTGCGGGCATTCGAGAGTGGAACCTGGTTGATGGAACCCAGTTCGTTCCTGGCCCCCGCGTGACGTACAACCGACCTCCTGGATCTGGCATCGAGATGCTCATCCAGAATTACCGGCAGCCGCTTCAGTTCCTCACTGCATCAACGGCATTCAGTGGAGTGAGCGACAGCACGCCAAGTCTGGATGTCGGGGTTGTTGGAATTGAGTAG
- a CDS encoding transposase, translating into MKLRAQEDTPPAESRWCTPHERDARTRIKRSTRWEGYKVHFTECCDDAAPRLITHMKTTPATRPDVQINDTIQTELMVRGLQPGVHLVDAGYVTGDGLVERQARGIDLVGLLREPTSWQNRTEDAFGLTAFDIDWEEQQVNFPQGQVSTMWTERPLSWARRPAVQVKFSAAACRACPVQARCTRAKSGVRTLGFPDRTTFEALQTARERVHQAEFRLMYNDRAGIESTMSQGVRRFGRRVARYRGKAKVALQESLAATAMNVERATQWLSGSRPAGTCRTQFARLHPSS; encoded by the coding sequence GTGAAGCTCCGTGCACAGGAGGACACGCCGCCAGCGGAGTCCCGATGGTGTACGCCGCACGAGCGCGATGCACGGACCAGGATCAAACGGAGCACCCGCTGGGAAGGGTACAAAGTCCACTTCACCGAGTGCTGCGATGACGCCGCACCGCGGCTGATCACGCACATGAAGACGACCCCAGCCACACGACCGGACGTGCAGATCAATGACACGATTCAGACCGAGTTGATGGTGCGGGGATTGCAGCCTGGCGTGCATCTCGTGGATGCCGGTTATGTAACGGGTGACGGACTGGTCGAGCGTCAGGCGCGAGGGATCGACTTGGTGGGACTCCTCCGGGAACCGACCAGTTGGCAAAACCGTACAGAAGACGCCTTTGGTCTCACGGCCTTTGACATTGACTGGGAGGAGCAACAGGTGAACTTTCCTCAGGGACAGGTCTCTACCATGTGGACGGAACGGCCCCTTTCCTGGGCGCGGCGGCCAGCTGTCCAGGTTAAATTTTCCGCGGCGGCCTGCCGAGCATGTCCTGTACAAGCGCGCTGCACACGTGCAAAATCAGGGGTGAGGACCTTGGGGTTTCCTGATCGCACCACGTTCGAGGCGCTTCAGACAGCCCGAGAACGGGTACATCAGGCGGAATTCCGCCTGATGTACAACGATCGCGCAGGGATTGAATCAACCATGTCCCAAGGTGTGCGGCGCTTTGGTAGACGTGTGGCACGCTATCGGGGAAAAGCGAAGGTCGCGCTCCAGGAGTCCTTGGCAGCAACAGCCATGAATGTCGAGCGTGCAACGCAGTGGCTCTCTGGATCACGCCCAGCTGGCACTTGTCGAACCCAGTTCGCACGCCTACACCCTTCCAGTTGA